CATTTTTGCCCTGACCTACCGGCTGGTTCCCGACATGGCGCGGACACGGCTGGCCTGGATCCACGTAATTGTATCCACTGTGGGCTTCCTGCTGATGATGACTGGCCTGGCTTTTCTCCTGCAGGGGGACACCTCCCTCAAGGCCGTTCTGATTACAGGTGAAACCCTGTCCCTGGCCAGCATTCTGATCTTTGCATGGCTTCTTTTCACCAGATTCTAGAGGTTCCGG
The nucleotide sequence above comes from Pseudomonadota bacterium. Encoded proteins:
- a CDS encoding cbb3-type cytochrome c oxidase subunit I; this translates as MSVQILQTDAVTRSVQVSRWFLRLAIVYLVCGIGLGMYMGAHEDFTFMPLHAHINLLGWVTSAIFALTYRLVPDMARTRLAWIHVIVSTVGFLLMMTGLAFLLQGDTSLKAVLITGETLSLASILIFAWLLFTRF